The genomic region CGGCCAAGCGACACCTCCTGGTCGAGCTGACCCGTCTCGGGTTCGGCTGGGTCACCCGTGACGACGATCCCGAGCAGGGACTGTGCTTCGACATGCTGTCGAGCGTCGACGAGGACGTCGTGATCGGGCACGAGGACGGCATCATCACGATCGACCTGGCCGAGGGCGACGACGCGCACCGGGCCAAGGTGCAGGCCGAGCTCGCCGAGCCGTACCGCACGATGTTGGGACACCTGCGGCACGAGGTGGGTCACTACATGGAGGCCCAGCACGTGCGCGGCGACCTCATCGGCCAGGCCCGCGAGCTCTTCGGCAACGAGGAGATCTCCTACGCCGACGAGATCGAGCGCCACTACAACGAGGGACCGCCGGCCGACTGGGCGGAGAGCTACATCAGCACCTACGCCACGATGCACCCGTTCGAGGACTTCGCGGAGTCCTTCGCGCACACCTTGCACATCCAGGACGCCGTCGACACGGCTCGCTGGAACGGCCTGATCACGGTCGAGCCGGACGCGTTCAGCATCTTCAGCGACCTGGTGACAGGGGTCTGGGTGCCGCTCTCGAACGCGCTCAACCAGATCAACCGGAGCATGGGCTCCGACGACCTCTACCCGTTCGTGATCCCGCCGAAGGTGCTGGCCAAGCTCGACTTCATCGACTCGCTGCGCGTGCGCCCTGGCGTAGGCGGCTAGCGCCGGCTCGGGGCCCATCCCCGGTGGCTGAGGGACGAGCGAGCCTCGAAGCCTTGTCCACAGGTCCGCCAACGCCGATCCTGGCGTGTCGGTGCTGGCTCCTAGGTTCGACACATGGACCTGCGGATCACGGTGGAGGACCTCGTCGAGGCCTCTGCCGCGCGTGCGCGGGCCGAGGCCGTGGAGTGGGCAGCGATGATCGGATTCCGCGACGCGGAGCTCGCCCGGATCGTGCGTGTCGAGAGGCCCATGCAGCGGCTGGTCGAGACCGCCGGGATCGCCAAGGAGATCGCGCTGGCCATGGGCCTGTCGGAGGGGCAGGTGATCCAGCGACTCGCATCGGCCGAACGGCTGACCGAGCACGCTCCGCTCACCTGGATGTCCTTCATCTCCGGCGGCATCGATGCGGCCCGGGCGAAGGAGATCTCGCTGGCCCTCGGTCGACTCGAGCGGGCCGACTCCAAGACACGGCTGGACGAGACCGTCGTGCCCTACGCCGAGACCCACACCGTCGCCGAGGTCCGCGGCTGGTTGAAGCGCTTCGTGACCCGGGTCGAGGCCGACCTCGCGGTCGAGCGCGCCAACGCCGAGCGCGAGAAGCGGCACGTGGAGGTCACCCACCTCGACGACGGCATGGCGTGGCTCAGTGCCTACCTGCCGTCGCACCACGCTGCAGCGG from Aeromicrobium sp. Sec7.5 harbors:
- a CDS encoding DUF222 domain-containing protein, whose amino-acid sequence is MDLRITVEDLVEASAARARAEAVEWAAMIGFRDAELARIVRVERPMQRLVETAGIAKEIALAMGLSEGQVIQRLASAERLTEHAPLTWMSFISGGIDAARAKEISLALGRLERADSKTRLDETVVPYAETHTVAEVRGWLKRFVTRVEADLAVERANAEREKRHVEVTHLDDGMAWLSAYLPSHHAAAVEARLRREAKALGAGDDRSKAQREADALVDLVVSGTADTTSTEPGIRSDIAVTIDAKVLTSLTAGHAASADGSWSVPAEWVLESALAGEAFWHRLLVDPIIGDTLAHQYVGRFAPTSLRGPLPSVTARAAAPGA
- a CDS encoding zinc-binding metallopeptidase family protein is translated as MRNFSCSTCDNRLYLENSVCVVCGSALGYWRETADIVVVDDEGVFAAPDGLVWHVCPNLNLSGCTWLTRIEGEPCESCQLTRTRPADDDPVGLAQLPVAESAKRHLLVELTRLGFGWVTRDDDPEQGLCFDMLSSVDEDVVIGHEDGIITIDLAEGDDAHRAKVQAELAEPYRTMLGHLRHEVGHYMEAQHVRGDLIGQARELFGNEEISYADEIERHYNEGPPADWAESYISTYATMHPFEDFAESFAHTLHIQDAVDTARWNGLITVEPDAFSIFSDLVTGVWVPLSNALNQINRSMGSDDLYPFVIPPKVLAKLDFIDSLRVRPGVGG